One segment of Cynocephalus volans isolate mCynVol1 chromosome 8, mCynVol1.pri, whole genome shotgun sequence DNA contains the following:
- the LOC134384733 gene encoding tumor necrosis factor alpha-induced protein 8, with the protein MASKSIATTLIDDTSSEVLDELYRVTKEYTQNKKEAEKIIKNLIKTVIKLAILYRNNQFNQDELALMEKFKKKVHQLAMTVVSFHQVDYTFDRNVLSRLLNECREMLHQIIQRHLTAKSHGRVNNVFDHFSDCEFLAALYNPFGNFKPHLQKLCDGINKMLDEGNI; encoded by the coding sequence ATGGCATCCAAATCCATTGCTACCACCTTAATTGATGACACGAGCAGCGAGGTGCTGGATGAGCTTTACAGAGTGACCAAGGAGTACACCCAAAacaagaaggaggcagagaaaatCATCAAAAACCTCATCAAAACGGTCATCAAGCTTGCCATTCTTTACCGGAATAATCAGTTTAACCAAGATGAGCTAGCACTGATggagaaatttaagaagaaagtTCATCAACTTGCTATGACGGTGGTCAGTTTCCATCAGGTGGATTACACCTTTGACCGGAATGTGTTATCCAGGCTGTTAAATGAATGCAGAGAGATGCTTCACCAAATCATTCAGCGTCACCTCACCGCCAAGTCACATGGACGGGTTAATAATGTCTTTGATCATTTTTCAGATTGTGAATTTTTGGCTGCCTTGTATAATCCCTTTGGAAATTTTAAACCCCACTTACAAAAACTTTGTGATGGTATCAACAAAATGCTGGATGAAGGGAACATATGA